A region from the Dehalococcoidales bacterium genome encodes:
- a CDS encoding MFS transporter gives MIKQLFNKYIPKQFPREIWLVTVIGMLNWTGFSMCLPFFSLYLYQERGIPMTIIGLIVLFIGVVSALSQVYGGMLTDRFGRKPLLVWSMLFSCITFVMLAFFIKIAAPTWILIAVFIASYVLMTLIRPTLSTTVADLTPREKLTKAYGVLKVGINVGWAFGPAIGGYFLTVASYEWLFMLATLTALIPLLITVLLLKESLTDSDRKAVIAIKNIGEVVKNRSFMIYVVITFLLLIGFGQMLSTLSVYSVDFVGFTTAQYGSLLTLNGIIVVLLQYPMAAATSNRSRYKVLVAGSLLVFVGLVIFSWVGSYTLAILAMVMLSFGEITFSPVALSVVSDIAPKNRRGLYMGTFSLSETLGHSTGPLVGGILLDLFPSEPIFIWAGLGAFALVAAISFLWWGKKFYKTPD, from the coding sequence TTGATAAAACAACTGTTTAATAAATATATCCCCAAACAATTCCCGCGTGAAATATGGCTGGTTACTGTAATCGGCATGTTAAACTGGACGGGCTTCTCGATGTGCTTGCCGTTCTTTTCGCTTTATCTCTACCAAGAGCGCGGCATTCCGATGACAATAATCGGTCTGATTGTCCTTTTTATCGGGGTTGTTTCCGCATTGTCACAGGTTTACGGGGGAATGTTAACCGACCGTTTCGGCAGAAAGCCTCTCCTGGTTTGGTCGATGCTCTTTTCGTGTATAACCTTTGTAATGCTGGCCTTTTTTATTAAAATAGCCGCCCCTACCTGGATACTGATTGCCGTTTTTATTGCCAGTTACGTGCTGATGACTTTAATCCGCCCGACATTATCCACAACCGTAGCCGATTTAACCCCGCGCGAAAAGCTAACCAAAGCCTACGGGGTTTTAAAGGTGGGAATTAACGTCGGCTGGGCATTCGGCCCCGCAATCGGCGGCTATTTCTTAACCGTTGCGTCTTACGAATGGCTGTTTATGCTCGCAACGCTAACGGCACTGATACCGCTCTTGATTACCGTCTTACTTTTAAAAGAAAGTTTAACAGATAGCGACAGAAAAGCTGTTATTGCAATTAAAAATATCGGGGAAGTAGTCAAAAACCGCAGTTTTATGATTTATGTTGTAATTACTTTCCTGTTATTAATCGGATTCGGACAAATGTTAAGCACCCTTTCGGTTTATTCCGTAGACTTTGTCGGTTTTACAACGGCACAATACGGCTCACTCTTAACGCTTAACGGAATTATTGTTGTCCTTTTGCAATATCCGATGGCTGCTGCTACAAGTAATAGGTCAAGGTACAAGGTTCTTGTTGCCGGCAGTTTGTTGGTATTTGTGGGGCTTGTAATCTTTTCTTGGGTCGGCAGTTATACGCTCGCCATTTTAGCCATGGTTATGTTAAGTTTCGGGGAGATTACTTTCTCGCCGGTAGCGCTTTCGGTAGTAAGCGATATCGCCCCAAAGAACCGGCGCGGTTTGTATATGGGCACTTTTTCGCTAAGCGAAACCTTAGGACACTCTACCGGACCCCTGGTTGGCGGAATACTATTGGATCTCTTCCCAAGCGAACCGATTTTTATTTGGGCGGGGCTGGGGGCATTTGCACTGGTTGCCGCTATCAGCTTTTTATGGTGGGGCAAAAAGTTTTACAAAACCCCGGATTAA